A DNA window from Brassica napus cultivar Da-Ae chromosome A4, Da-Ae, whole genome shotgun sequence contains the following coding sequences:
- the LOC106445649 gene encoding acyl-coenzyme A oxidase 4, peroxisomal, with product MTVLSSADRDNAEKKVKSSYFDLPPMEISAAFPQATPASKFPPCTSDYYNFNDLLTPEEQAVRKRVREFMEKEVAPIMTEYWEKAEFPFHIIPKFGALGVAGGSIKGYGCPGLSITANAIATAEISRVDASCGTFNLVHTSLGMLTIALCGSEAQKQKYLPDLAQMKTVTCWALTEPDNGSDASALTTTATKVEGGWVLEGQKRWIGNSTFADLLVILARNTTTNQVNGFLVQKDAPGLTVTKIPNKIGLRIVQNGDILLKNVFVPDEERLPGVNSFQDTSKVLAVSRVMVAWQPIGISMGVYDMCHRYLMERKQFGAPLAAFQLNQQKLVKMLGNVQAMFMMGWRLCKLYESGQMTPGQASLGKAWISSKARETASLGRELLGGNGVVGDFLVAKAFGDLEPIFTYEGTYDINTLVTGREVTGIASFKPPASRGRSRL from the exons ATGACTGTGCTCTCATCTGCAGATCGTG ATAATGCtgagaagaaggtgaagagttCGTATTTTGATTTGCCTCCTATGGAGATATCTGCAGCGTTTCCTCAAGCAACACCAGCCTCTAAGTTTCCACCGTGCA CTTCAGACTATTATAATTTCAATGATCTATTGACTCCGGAGGAACAGGCTGTTCGGAAGAGGGTGAGAGAGTTCATGGAGAAAGAAGTGGCTCCCATAATGACTGAG TACTGGGAGAAGGCGGAGTTTCCTTTCCATATCATTCCAAAGTTTGGAGCTTTGGGTGTTGCTGGTGGCTCCATCAAG GGTTATGGCTGTCCTGGCCTCTCCATCACAGCCAATGCTATTGCTACAGCCGAAATATCTAGAGTTGATGCAAGTTGTGGGACTTTTAATTTGGTGCATACCTCTTTGGGCATGCTTACTATTG CTCTTTGTGGATCAGAAGCACAGAAGCAGAAATATTTGCCTGATTTGGCTCAGATGAAAACTGTGACTTGTTGG GCTTTGACAGAACCTGACAATGGAAGCGATGCAAGTGCTCTAACAACAACTGCCACAAAG GTGGAAGGAGGTTGGGTGCTTGAGGGACAAAAGCGTTGGATTGGAAACAGCACTTTTGCAGATCTTTTGGTCATCCTTGCTAGGAATACGACAACGAACCAAGTGAACGG ATTTTTAGTCCAGAAAGATGCGCCTGGCCTAACGGTTACTAAGATCCCGAATAAAATAGGTTTACGTATTGTTCAGAATGGAGACATTCTACTAAAGAATGTCTTTGTTCCGGATGAGGAGCGGTTACCTGGGGTAAATTCATTTCAGGACACAAGCAAG GTCCTGGCTGTCTCACGTGTAATGGTGGCCTGGCAACCAATTGGTATATCAATGGGAGTCTACGATATGTGTCACAG GTATCTAATGGAGAGGAAACAGTTTGGAGCACCGTTGGCTGCTTTCCAGTTAAACCAACAGAAGCTTGTGAAGATGCTGGGCAATGTTCAAGCAATGTTTATGATGGGTTGGCGCCTCTGCAAGCTATATGAGTCGGGTCAGATGACTCCAGGTCAAGCCAGTTTAGGAAAG GCATGGATCTCATCCAAGGCAAGGGAAACTGCTTCTTTAGGTCGGGAGTTACTTGGTGGGAATGGAGTTGTAGGGGATTTTCTGGTGGCAAAG GCTTTCGGTGACCTTGAACCCATTTTTACATACGAAGGGACGTACGACATAAACACCTTAGTGACGGGGAGGGAAGTTACCGGGATTGCGAGTTTCAAACCCCCAGCTTCACGGGGCCGTAGCCGTCTTTAA
- the LOC106445648 gene encoding rubredoxin-like yields MATATSSFSPIAQFHSSSSSFSLKRTQFLRYGKKQQQLHHKVFTTPNYQSTPSRCSAVSRDDSATTPELEEDAVEIRRREEEKFAVLNTGIYECRSCGYKYDESAGDPSYPIPPGFQFDKLPEDWRCPTCGAAQSFFESKMVEIAGFAQNQQYGLGGNQLTSGQKTALIFGSLFLFFLLFLSGYFIQ; encoded by the coding sequence ATGGCGACTGCTACGTCCTCCTTCTCTCCTATCGCTCAGttccattcttcttcttcttctttttccctcaAACGGACACAGTTTCTCAGATATGGCAAGAAACAACAACagcttcaccacaaagtcttcACTACCCCAAATTACCAATCCACACCTTCCCGCTGCTCAGCCGTTTCAAGGGACGACTCCGCCACAACGCCCGAACTCGAAGAAGACGCGGTCGAGATTCGAAGAAGAGAGGAGGAGAAATTCGCTGTTCTGAACACTGGAATCTACGAGTGCAGATCGTGTGGGTACAAGTACGACGAGTCCGCGGGTGACCCATCGTACCCGATCCCTCCTGGGTTTCAGTTTGATAAGTTGCCTGAAGACTGGAGATGTCCAACATGTGGAGCAGCTCAGAGTTTCTTCGAGAGTAAAATGGTTGAGATCGCTGGTTTTGCTCAGAATCAACAATATGGACTTGGTGGTAATCAACTTACCTCTGGTCAGAAGACAGCTCTCATCTTCGGgagtctcttcctcttcttcttgctttTCTTGAGTGGCTATTTCATCCAATAA